The following are from one region of the Alicyclobacillus fastidiosus genome:
- a CDS encoding FAD-dependent oxidoreductase: protein MTTRQGVQVRYRALSQPGRIGSLTLPHRILMGSMHMGLEGQPDKLGQLCDFYRERAEGMAALIITGGAAVTQAGGADHMYVLTEEADVEALASLPKAVHEVNGKIALQLFHSGRYAFADEIGMQPVAPSPIASRLTREVPREMTAEDIADTISAYAKGARRAMDIGYDAVEIMGSEGYLLNQFLSPLTNHREDEYGGSFDRRMRMSLDVVRAIREAVGAQCPIIFRMSGLDCMPDSTTPEETIAFAKALERAGVDALNIGIGWHEARVPTVQQIVPRGGFATIAGTIRGHVSIPVIGANRLNVPEVADALVADGYLDFIAPARPWLADSQLARKVVEGDRAGLNVCIACNQSCLDHTLIRPHLPVSCLVNPRAGQEAAWPAVEASTKRRVAVVGAGPAGLQAAVTAAERGHDVVLFEREAEIGGQFRMAARIPGKDEFYETIRYFREMLERLSVTVKMQTEPTPDELSVFDHVVIAQGVVPRVPEIRGTDLPHVVTYAQVLNGEVQVGRQIAIIGAGGIGCDVATFLAEGSHAPADVQAFFQLQSLPTPPAMPREITVLARSDRYGHGIGRSTRWVVKQEMKRLGIHVVTNVDFREITPEGVRGTSPDGDVFVKADQVILCAGQEAHETLAEALKGKVAVHVVGGARDSRGINAARAIREAFEVAYQIS, encoded by the coding sequence ATGACGACGAGACAGGGCGTACAAGTTCGTTATCGTGCACTCAGTCAACCTGGACGCATTGGGAGTCTGACACTGCCTCATCGAATTCTGATGGGTTCGATGCACATGGGGTTGGAGGGGCAGCCGGACAAGCTCGGCCAACTGTGTGACTTTTATCGCGAGCGCGCAGAGGGGATGGCTGCACTGATCATCACAGGTGGTGCCGCTGTGACACAGGCAGGGGGCGCGGACCACATGTACGTGCTCACGGAGGAGGCGGATGTCGAAGCGCTTGCGAGCCTGCCCAAAGCCGTTCACGAAGTAAATGGGAAGATTGCGTTGCAGTTGTTCCACTCTGGTCGCTATGCGTTTGCGGACGAGATTGGCATGCAACCGGTTGCGCCAAGTCCCATCGCCTCGCGCCTGACGCGCGAAGTTCCGCGAGAGATGACGGCCGAGGACATCGCCGATACCATTTCGGCCTATGCAAAAGGTGCCCGCAGGGCGATGGACATCGGCTACGATGCGGTGGAGATCATGGGGTCGGAAGGGTATTTGCTCAACCAGTTCCTATCCCCGCTCACCAACCATCGCGAGGACGAGTACGGAGGCTCCTTTGACCGGCGGATGCGGATGAGTCTTGATGTCGTACGCGCGATCAGAGAGGCGGTCGGCGCACAATGTCCAATTATTTTTCGGATGTCCGGGCTCGATTGTATGCCAGATAGCACCACGCCCGAAGAGACCATCGCGTTCGCTAAAGCCCTCGAGAGGGCCGGAGTAGACGCGTTGAACATCGGCATCGGATGGCACGAGGCACGCGTTCCGACCGTACAGCAAATCGTCCCCCGTGGCGGATTCGCGACCATCGCTGGGACGATTCGCGGGCACGTGAGCATACCGGTCATTGGCGCAAACCGATTAAATGTGCCAGAGGTCGCGGACGCGCTCGTCGCGGACGGTTATCTGGACTTCATCGCACCCGCGCGCCCGTGGCTGGCCGACAGCCAGTTGGCGAGGAAGGTCGTCGAAGGCGACAGAGCGGGGTTGAACGTGTGTATCGCATGTAACCAATCCTGCCTGGATCACACGCTGATTCGCCCGCACTTGCCTGTTAGTTGCTTGGTCAATCCGCGGGCGGGGCAGGAAGCGGCATGGCCGGCCGTCGAGGCTTCTACGAAGCGAAGGGTCGCGGTGGTCGGCGCCGGCCCTGCTGGGTTGCAGGCTGCTGTGACCGCGGCAGAGCGCGGTCACGATGTCGTTCTCTTCGAACGCGAGGCGGAAATTGGCGGGCAGTTCCGCATGGCTGCCCGAATTCCGGGCAAGGACGAGTTTTATGAAACGATTCGGTATTTCCGCGAAATGCTTGAACGCTTGTCTGTGACTGTTAAAATGCAAACAGAACCTACGCCGGATGAATTGTCCGTGTTCGATCACGTCGTGATAGCGCAGGGCGTCGTCCCTCGGGTCCCTGAGATTCGCGGCACCGATCTGCCACACGTCGTGACGTACGCGCAGGTGTTGAACGGAGAAGTTCAAGTGGGTCGCCAAATCGCGATCATTGGCGCAGGTGGAATCGGGTGTGACGTCGCGACGTTCCTCGCCGAGGGAAGCCATGCCCCGGCTGACGTGCAGGCGTTTTTCCAATTGCAATCGCTGCCGACGCCGCCGGCCATGCCGCGTGAGATCACCGTACTCGCGCGCAGTGACAGGTACGGTCACGGGATCGGACGCAGTACTCGGTGGGTCGTCAAGCAGGAGATGAAGCGCCTTGGCATCCACGTCGTCACAAATGTGGACTTTCGCGAGATCACGCCTGAGGGCGTGCGCGGAACCTCCCCGGATGGGGATGTCTTCGTGAAAGCTGATCAAGTCATCCTCTGTGCCGGACAAGAGGCGCACGAGACACTCGCAGAGGCGCTCAAGGGCAAGGTTGCAGTACACGTCGTTGGCGGCGCTCGCGACAGTCGCGGGATCAACGCAGCGCGAGCGATTCGGGAAGCGTTTGAAGTCGCCTATCAAATTTCGTAG
- the acpP gene encoding acyl carrier protein — protein sequence MALTKEQIEQKVKNVVVSQLQVEAEEVHANSLFVDDLGADSLDLTELAVAFEDEFELEIPEADFGQLSTVAGVVEYIQGRLA from the coding sequence ATGGCATTGACGAAAGAACAGATTGAACAAAAGGTGAAGAACGTCGTGGTTAGCCAGTTGCAGGTAGAGGCTGAAGAAGTGCATGCAAACAGCCTGTTCGTCGACGACTTGGGTGCAGATTCCCTCGATTTGACGGAGTTGGCCGTGGCGTTTGAGGACGAGTTTGAACTCGAGATTCCGGAAGCCGACTTCGGGCAGCTTTCTACCGTCGCAGGGGTCGTGGAGTACATTCAAGGCCGTCTGGCATAA
- a CDS encoding AMP-binding protein, translating into MDLTHAPLFIDQIDETIQLHPDRIAVIDLSADDPITLTYAQLDALANRVASKLVELGVEPGDAVAYQLPSGWEFIALTLGLWRISATPCPLLPSLREREVKFIMQSSGSKLLIVPDEFRRFSYPQLVDAIRDELPALKHVFVLPQSVRRPEASDMGGLLANETFDLSSRRPGPDTYSELLYTSGTTGEPKGVLHTHQTLSSALLAHTTTLSLTADDRIWAPSPLAHQTGFLYGMLVSFYVGATGIYQAIWNVDTARAAIEEHGATFVQAAMPFLADLTRSEMPPKGLRIFVATGAAVPRQLAREARAALACNVTGGWGSTEACLVCVGRPNDPPEKLAGTDGRVIDGMAIRIVDDEGNVVPPGVEGSYQVKTPAMFATYLHHHEWYEESHAGDGFFDTGDLALIDEDGFLKLTGRKKDVVNRGGEKIPVVEIEDLLYQHEAISDVAVVAMPDPRLGERACAYIVVNEGHDAPDLSQITDFLGDRGMAKIYWPERIEIIDEMPRTASGKIQKYVLRNDITKKVKAEQNA; encoded by the coding sequence ATGGATCTCACGCACGCACCGCTGTTCATCGATCAAATCGACGAGACCATCCAGTTGCATCCGGATCGAATCGCCGTGATCGATCTCAGTGCCGACGACCCGATCACGCTGACCTACGCCCAGCTCGACGCACTGGCAAACCGCGTCGCATCGAAGCTCGTCGAGCTGGGCGTCGAACCGGGCGACGCTGTCGCCTATCAGTTGCCTAGCGGCTGGGAGTTCATCGCCCTGACGCTCGGTCTGTGGCGCATCAGTGCCACACCATGTCCATTGCTCCCTTCCTTAAGAGAGCGCGAAGTGAAGTTCATCATGCAGTCCTCAGGCAGTAAATTGCTGATCGTACCGGACGAATTCCGCAGGTTTTCCTACCCCCAGCTCGTCGACGCCATCCGCGACGAGTTACCGGCCCTCAAACACGTCTTTGTCCTCCCTCAATCCGTGCGTCGACCGGAAGCGTCCGACATGGGCGGGCTGCTGGCGAACGAAACGTTCGACCTCAGCTCGCGCCGCCCAGGGCCAGATACCTATTCAGAACTCCTGTATACATCGGGCACAACCGGCGAGCCCAAGGGCGTACTACATACGCACCAAACGCTGTCGAGCGCTTTGTTAGCACATACCACGACCTTGTCGCTGACGGCCGACGACCGGATCTGGGCACCATCGCCGCTGGCCCATCAAACAGGCTTCTTATACGGGATGCTCGTGTCTTTCTACGTCGGCGCGACGGGCATCTACCAAGCCATCTGGAACGTGGACACGGCCCGCGCCGCGATCGAGGAGCACGGGGCCACCTTCGTCCAGGCCGCGATGCCGTTTTTGGCCGACCTCACGCGCAGTGAGATGCCGCCGAAGGGCCTGCGCATTTTTGTGGCGACCGGGGCTGCAGTTCCCCGCCAACTCGCCCGCGAGGCGCGCGCCGCACTTGCGTGCAACGTCACAGGCGGATGGGGATCGACGGAGGCATGTCTCGTCTGTGTCGGCCGCCCGAACGATCCCCCTGAGAAACTCGCCGGCACCGACGGGCGCGTCATCGACGGCATGGCCATCCGCATCGTCGACGACGAAGGCAACGTCGTCCCGCCTGGCGTAGAGGGCAGCTATCAAGTCAAGACGCCCGCGATGTTTGCAACCTACTTACATCACCACGAGTGGTACGAAGAGAGCCATGCCGGCGACGGGTTCTTCGACACAGGGGACCTCGCGCTCATCGACGAAGATGGCTTTCTCAAGTTGACTGGCCGCAAAAAGGACGTCGTCAACCGCGGCGGCGAGAAGATCCCGGTTGTCGAGATCGAAGATCTGCTGTATCAGCACGAAGCCATCTCCGACGTCGCAGTCGTGGCGATGCCAGACCCTCGGCTCGGGGAGCGCGCCTGCGCCTACATCGTCGTGAACGAAGGCCACGATGCGCCAGATTTGTCCCAGATCACCGACTTTCTCGGCGACCGCGGGATGGCGAAGATCTATTGGCCGGAGCGCATCGAGATCATCGACGAAATGCCGAGGACGGCGAGCGGGAAGATTCAAAAATACGTTTTGCGAAACGATATCACAAAGAAGGTAAAAGCCGAGCAGAATGCCTGA
- a CDS encoding DUF2515 family protein translates to MMLQSLMNRAKLIWLMTAGRDRKKVLHLVSALTKSAKGETSVSMSADERAVVEEIVETTHDHNRNNLTRTAAYLRFYRRWPEVHWAFLAHMVSRNGGFSMTDVKGEWFTRVATGAQRDHFFAFLERANWLIFGDAYPQLLLYEKCETLGRDLTHLLPAFGVSRFMPPIWKAFLQTKDSSLLTHALIINEQNFIESRIIASPNYDDEVIFTLEFQMQAVLGLNQVLFPYRDTTTSACRLAGATVSQFASLQARIGTGKRLYSILFRDPSIHAAILDFAARTEHTGSRRDYWPDVFTDEPPGGALAEHYSPCFLQAPRPGRQIYSPRLRDAWADVEHPAAERGDWFVDMSSIVHLFTPDTALPVDFTSEYTDAGKTVEHIILAKEKLASLAKPFV, encoded by the coding sequence ATGATGTTGCAATCGCTGATGAACCGGGCGAAGCTTATCTGGCTGATGACGGCGGGGCGGGATCGGAAAAAGGTCCTGCACTTGGTTTCGGCGCTCACCAAGTCGGCTAAAGGCGAGACATCGGTTTCGATGTCCGCTGACGAGCGGGCGGTAGTCGAGGAAATTGTCGAGACGACGCACGATCACAACCGCAACAATCTGACTCGGACCGCGGCGTACCTTCGTTTTTACCGCAGGTGGCCTGAGGTGCATTGGGCATTTCTCGCTCACATGGTCTCACGCAATGGCGGCTTTAGCATGACCGACGTGAAGGGCGAGTGGTTTACACGCGTTGCTACTGGGGCGCAGCGCGACCATTTTTTCGCATTTCTCGAACGTGCGAACTGGCTCATCTTTGGGGACGCTTATCCGCAATTGTTGCTCTATGAGAAATGCGAGACACTCGGGCGCGACCTCACGCACTTGCTCCCGGCCTTTGGCGTATCCCGCTTTATGCCACCCATTTGGAAGGCGTTCTTGCAAACAAAAGACTCGTCCTTGTTGACGCACGCACTGATCATCAACGAGCAAAATTTCATCGAATCGAGAATCATCGCGAGTCCGAACTATGACGATGAAGTGATTTTTACGCTGGAATTTCAAATGCAGGCCGTGCTCGGTCTCAATCAGGTGCTGTTCCCATATCGCGACACAACGACGTCCGCCTGCCGACTCGCAGGAGCCACCGTGTCGCAGTTTGCCTCGCTCCAGGCCCGCATCGGAACTGGGAAGCGGCTCTACAGTATCCTCTTTCGCGATCCGAGTATCCACGCAGCGATACTCGACTTTGCAGCGAGGACCGAGCACACCGGCTCACGAAGAGACTACTGGCCAGACGTATTTACGGATGAACCTCCCGGTGGTGCGCTCGCTGAGCACTACAGCCCATGCTTCTTGCAAGCCCCCAGACCTGGGCGACAAATCTACAGCCCGCGCTTGCGCGACGCCTGGGCCGACGTCGAGCACCCTGCCGCCGAGCGCGGGGACTGGTTTGTCGACATGAGTTCGATTGTCCACTTGTTTACGCCAGATACCGCCCTGCCCGTGGACTTCACATCCGAGTACACCGATGCGGGAAAGACGGTAGAGCATATCATCCTCGCGAAGGAGAAGCTCGCGTCGCTCGCTAAGCCGTTTGTATAA
- a CDS encoding prenyltransferase/squalene oxidase repeat-containing protein, which yields MDFDFELLGRQIQAGAARILSHQREDGGFSYFCELSPLTDAIMVIFLHLVGNSDDPLVGELSETITQAQTPEGSWVAYPDQTGNASLTTLCYFALKLSHYEMDSGSEDRARQFILDHGGIRHTSNLTKIVLACAGQLSWRELPPPFIDFVLWGEHAPVDIYDFASFTRLHMIPFMLLSHLDFHVDLPAEVGVKDLVTPSFSVPHIRIPFEHQRAVDAAREFILDRLEENGTLASYHFATVLAVLALIAIGEEADREVIETAIQGLKEMAHRHGSYVHQQQFTSTVWDTALSMRALQATRLPMCNEALERGFAYLINQQHVDAGDWQVHLPKVKPGGWGFSDINTLYPDVDDTVAVLKVIHPFQARCRAAWRRGVKWVLAMQNDDGGWSPFDHDCNKAWLEHIPLNDMGKAMTDPSTADITGRVLETIGSTGIRAQSAVTNAVHWLTEHQQSDGSWMGRWGVTFIYGTWAAVRGLRAVGLPRDTPPIQRALAWLEQVQNPDGGFGESCASDQLGSYQPLGYSTASQTAWALMAMMSASSGLSKPILRAVEFLMNSACEEGGWNECYPTGAAVAGQAYIHYHSYREVWPLLALCMYLDRFRRA from the coding sequence ATGGATTTTGATTTTGAACTTCTCGGGCGCCAAATTCAGGCGGGTGCGGCTCGCATTCTGTCGCACCAACGCGAGGATGGCGGCTTCTCTTACTTCTGCGAACTCAGTCCGCTGACCGACGCCATCATGGTGATCTTCCTCCACCTCGTGGGGAATTCGGATGACCCTCTCGTCGGCGAGCTCAGCGAAACGATTACACAGGCGCAAACGCCCGAGGGGTCTTGGGTCGCCTACCCGGATCAGACGGGAAACGCATCCTTGACGACGTTGTGCTATTTCGCGTTGAAACTTTCCCACTACGAGATGGACTCGGGCAGTGAAGACCGGGCTCGGCAGTTCATCCTCGATCACGGTGGCATCCGCCATACGTCCAATTTGACGAAAATCGTTCTGGCGTGCGCAGGCCAGTTGTCTTGGCGGGAACTGCCGCCGCCGTTCATCGATTTCGTCTTGTGGGGGGAGCACGCCCCTGTCGACATCTATGACTTTGCCAGTTTTACGAGGTTGCACATGATTCCTTTTATGCTGCTCTCGCACCTTGACTTCCACGTCGACTTGCCCGCTGAGGTAGGCGTCAAGGACCTCGTGACTCCGTCGTTTTCCGTCCCGCACATCCGCATTCCCTTCGAACACCAACGCGCTGTCGACGCGGCGCGCGAATTCATCCTCGACCGCCTGGAGGAAAACGGAACGCTGGCGAGCTATCACTTCGCCACGGTCCTCGCCGTTCTCGCGCTAATCGCCATCGGAGAGGAAGCGGATCGCGAAGTGATTGAGACGGCGATCCAGGGATTGAAAGAGATGGCGCACCGCCACGGTTCCTATGTGCATCAACAGCAGTTTACGTCGACGGTCTGGGACACGGCCCTCTCGATGCGCGCTTTGCAGGCGACGCGGCTCCCGATGTGCAACGAAGCGCTCGAACGCGGGTTCGCCTACCTGATCAATCAGCAGCACGTGGACGCCGGGGACTGGCAGGTGCACCTACCAAAGGTCAAGCCTGGCGGATGGGGTTTTTCCGACATCAATACGCTATATCCGGACGTGGATGATACCGTGGCGGTCCTCAAGGTAATCCATCCCTTCCAGGCGCGATGCCGCGCCGCTTGGCGTCGCGGCGTGAAGTGGGTGCTGGCGATGCAGAACGACGATGGCGGCTGGTCGCCGTTCGATCACGACTGCAACAAAGCGTGGCTCGAACACATTCCGCTCAACGACATGGGCAAAGCGATGACGGACCCCTCTACGGCCGATATCACGGGGCGGGTGCTGGAAACCATCGGATCGACCGGCATCCGCGCTCAGTCAGCTGTCACGAACGCGGTTCACTGGTTGACCGAACACCAACAGAGCGACGGGTCTTGGATGGGGCGCTGGGGCGTGACGTTTATCTACGGTACCTGGGCGGCGGTGCGCGGACTGCGGGCCGTGGGACTCCCTCGCGACACGCCGCCGATCCAGCGGGCGTTGGCGTGGCTCGAACAAGTGCAGAACCCGGATGGTGGCTTCGGGGAGTCGTGTGCGAGCGACCAACTGGGCAGTTATCAACCGCTTGGCTATAGCACGGCCTCCCAGACCGCATGGGCTTTGATGGCGATGATGTCCGCGTCGTCAGGTCTGAGCAAACCGATTCTGCGGGCGGTGGAGTTTCTCATGAACAGCGCCTGCGAGGAGGGCGGCTGGAACGAGTGCTATCCCACCGGAGCGGCTGTCGCTGGCCAGGCTTACATCCACTATCACAGTTACAGAGAGGTCTGGCCGTTGTTGGCATTATGTATGTACTTGGACAGATTTCGCCGGGCGTAA
- a CDS encoding SDR family oxidoreductase, producing the protein MAGLLEGKKAFITGSGRGIGRATAIAMARQGADIVVHYRRDAEQAEQTVQAVRELGREALLVKAELESQEEINAAFDVIEQEWGSLDIFVASAAASAFKPIEQLKDYHLDKTYRVVIHSTVFAAQRCIGLMAGKNGRIITMSSMGSTFTLPRYATLGSAKAALESMTRYLASELGPKGITVNALNPGVVDTESAKFYGGANNDQYNADVIAHTPLGRLGTTEDVADAAVFLASDLSRFITGQVIRVDGGLTLLTGGFESF; encoded by the coding sequence TTGGCAGGTTTGCTAGAGGGCAAGAAGGCGTTTATCACCGGGAGCGGCCGCGGTATCGGCCGTGCGACGGCCATTGCCATGGCGCGCCAAGGCGCGGATATCGTGGTCCACTACCGCCGCGATGCAGAGCAGGCGGAGCAGACCGTCCAGGCCGTTCGCGAGTTGGGCCGCGAAGCGCTGCTCGTCAAGGCGGAACTGGAGAGTCAAGAAGAGATCAACGCTGCGTTTGACGTCATTGAACAAGAATGGGGCAGTTTGGACATCTTCGTGGCCAGTGCGGCCGCCAGTGCATTCAAACCGATTGAGCAACTTAAGGACTACCATTTGGACAAGACGTACCGCGTGGTCATCCACAGCACTGTCTTTGCGGCGCAGCGCTGCATTGGTCTGATGGCCGGGAAGAACGGTCGCATCATCACGATGTCGAGCATGGGCAGCACCTTCACGTTGCCGCGTTATGCGACACTCGGGAGTGCGAAAGCAGCACTCGAATCGATGACCCGCTATCTAGCCAGCGAATTGGGGCCCAAGGGCATCACGGTCAACGCCCTCAACCCTGGAGTGGTGGATACCGAGTCAGCGAAGTTCTACGGCGGGGCAAATAACGACCAATACAATGCGGACGTCATCGCACACACGCCGCTGGGCCGCCTTGGAACGACAGAGGACGTAGCAGATGCCGCGGTGTTCCTCGCGAGTGATCTTTCTCGCTTCATTACAGGACAGGTGATCAGAGTCGACGGAGGACTGACGCTGTTGACCGGGGGCTTTGAAAGCTTCTAA
- the aroF gene encoding 3-deoxy-7-phosphoheptulonate synthase gives MVIVLRPQLSDEQINRVLTAIQEGGHTGYQAGPSTIVVPKNDASLEASLAKFAEVQQVVPVKSPYPLASREFHRENTVVNVRGHLIGGGKPTIMAGPCSVESVENIIEIAQAVKAAGGHLIRGGAFKPRSSPYSFQGHGEEGLKMLAIAREKTGLGIISEVMEPDKVGLVAEYVDVLQIGARNMQNYPLLREVGKAGKPVMLKRGLSGTIEEWLMAAEYILAQGNPDVILCERGIRTYEKATRNTLDLNAIPVVQSLSHLPIVVDPSHGIGKSEFVRPMARAGIAAGAAGVIVEIHPNPAKAWSDAAQTLDFDEFRALVDDVNRISAALAPSRPLVHA, from the coding sequence ATGGTTATCGTGTTACGTCCACAACTGTCCGACGAACAAATTAACCGCGTTCTCACTGCGATTCAAGAAGGGGGTCACACCGGATACCAAGCCGGTCCGTCGACGATCGTCGTCCCGAAGAACGACGCGTCGCTCGAAGCCTCGCTCGCAAAGTTCGCCGAGGTGCAACAGGTGGTCCCGGTCAAGAGCCCATACCCACTCGCGAGCCGTGAGTTTCACCGGGAAAACACCGTCGTCAACGTTCGCGGACACCTCATCGGTGGCGGTAAACCGACGATCATGGCCGGTCCCTGCAGCGTCGAGTCGGTGGAGAACATCATTGAGATCGCACAGGCAGTCAAAGCCGCAGGCGGGCATTTGATCCGCGGTGGCGCATTCAAACCTCGTTCATCCCCGTACAGCTTCCAGGGCCATGGGGAAGAAGGCCTCAAGATGCTGGCCATCGCCCGAGAGAAGACGGGGCTTGGCATCATTTCTGAAGTCATGGAGCCAGACAAAGTGGGACTCGTCGCGGAATACGTCGACGTATTGCAGATTGGCGCGCGCAATATGCAAAACTACCCGTTGCTGCGCGAAGTCGGCAAAGCCGGCAAGCCGGTGATGCTCAAGCGCGGATTGTCAGGCACGATCGAGGAGTGGTTGATGGCCGCTGAGTACATCCTCGCCCAAGGCAACCCGGACGTCATCCTCTGCGAACGTGGCATTCGCACCTATGAGAAGGCGACGCGCAACACGCTCGATCTCAACGCCATCCCGGTCGTCCAAAGCCTGTCGCATTTGCCTATCGTCGTGGATCCAAGCCACGGCATCGGCAAATCCGAGTTCGTCCGCCCGATGGCTCGTGCCGGCATTGCAGCAGGTGCAGCGGGCGTCATCGTCGAAATTCATCCGAACCCGGCTAAGGCTTGGTCCGACGCAGCACAGACGCTGGACTTTGACGAGTTCCGCGCACTCGTCGACGATGTCAACCGCATCTCTGCGGCACTGGCGCCGAGCCGTCCGCTCGTGCACGCGTAA
- a CDS encoding GNAT family N-acetyltransferase, translating to MATFPANEVLLRPLFEVPVDEVVQVYTDNRAFLEPYEPPRPDSYFTVAGQTELLANTERLWQTGNQYTFAICQPTKKGQRDAMVGRIALSNVVRGAWHSCTVGYFVSQRCNGQGIATQALTQAVDFAFSTAELHRVQAAIMPRNKPSLRVVEKVGFHYEGLAKYYLNIHGVWEDHAIYSVTTELWPPQSQD from the coding sequence ATGGCAACTTTCCCGGCAAACGAGGTGTTGCTCCGCCCGCTGTTTGAGGTACCGGTCGACGAAGTGGTGCAGGTGTACACGGACAACCGAGCATTCTTAGAACCATACGAACCACCACGACCAGACTCGTATTTTACGGTCGCTGGCCAAACTGAACTCCTGGCGAACACAGAGCGCCTGTGGCAAACTGGCAACCAGTACACGTTTGCCATCTGTCAGCCTACCAAGAAGGGGCAAAGAGATGCTATGGTTGGGCGGATCGCGCTCAGCAACGTCGTCCGCGGCGCCTGGCACAGCTGTACGGTCGGCTACTTTGTCTCGCAGCGGTGCAACGGACAGGGCATTGCGACACAGGCCCTTACACAGGCGGTCGATTTCGCCTTTTCTACGGCAGAGCTGCACCGCGTACAGGCCGCCATCATGCCTCGCAACAAGCCGTCGCTTCGTGTCGTCGAAAAAGTGGGTTTTCATTACGAGGGGCTTGCGAAATACTACCTGAATATCCATGGCGTTTGGGAAGATCACGCCATCTATAGCGTCACAACTGAGCTCTGGCCACCTCAAAGCCAGGACTAG
- a CDS encoding acyl-CoA dehydrogenase family protein, whose product MATLDFEHYKSIVTEYVQGPARALADDIEQSGKVPQRVWDDLNDRGFLRLAAPRDYGGAGLCFEEYLQLLEQFAHMHGSMRVIVHVMNSLWRSLDSKATPEQRDRFVIPFVQGKHRITFTLTEPNSGSGADIKTTARRDGEDYVINGEKWMIIFSDVADYFLVFCRLAGTSGGEGTLALLVPRDAPGLEIELMPSAMGITGTAHGHLRLKECRVPAANRLGAEGDGLEVAFRGFLDPSRTAIGMTCVGAASRALELAAQHAQKRVTFGKPLASRQTIQMWLAEMATDIEAARQLCLYAARLFDGGQPISTQAAMAKLFGTEMLQRVTDQALQIHGGMGYFKSSEIERIYRDARMQRFEEGTSEIQKMVIVRDVLARTQDGRSES is encoded by the coding sequence TTGGCGACACTCGACTTCGAGCACTACAAATCTATCGTCACGGAGTACGTCCAGGGTCCCGCCCGGGCCTTGGCAGACGACATTGAGCAGTCTGGGAAAGTGCCACAACGGGTCTGGGACGACTTGAACGACCGCGGATTCCTGCGTCTCGCGGCACCCCGTGACTACGGCGGGGCGGGGCTTTGCTTCGAGGAATACCTGCAACTCCTGGAACAGTTCGCACATATGCACGGGTCCATGCGCGTCATCGTGCACGTGATGAACAGCCTCTGGCGCTCGCTCGACAGCAAGGCGACACCGGAGCAGCGGGATCGATTCGTGATTCCGTTTGTGCAAGGTAAGCACCGCATCACGTTTACCCTCACCGAACCAAATTCCGGTTCAGGCGCCGATATCAAAACGACCGCCCGGCGCGACGGCGAGGATTACGTCATCAACGGTGAGAAGTGGATGATCATCTTCAGCGACGTAGCAGACTACTTTCTGGTGTTCTGCCGCCTGGCGGGAACGTCGGGCGGCGAGGGTACGCTCGCTCTGCTCGTTCCACGCGACGCGCCTGGCCTCGAGATCGAGCTCATGCCATCGGCCATGGGGATCACCGGTACGGCGCATGGCCACTTGCGCTTGAAGGAGTGCCGCGTGCCTGCCGCAAACCGCCTTGGTGCGGAAGGAGACGGCCTCGAAGTGGCCTTCCGGGGATTTCTCGACCCAAGTCGGACGGCCATCGGCATGACCTGCGTGGGCGCGGCGTCCCGCGCGCTCGAGTTGGCTGCGCAGCACGCGCAAAAGCGCGTGACCTTCGGCAAGCCGCTCGCATCGCGACAGACCATCCAGATGTGGCTCGCAGAGATGGCGACAGACATCGAGGCGGCACGCCAACTCTGCCTCTACGCAGCGCGCCTGTTCGATGGTGGACAGCCGATTTCAACGCAAGCCGCCATGGCGAAATTGTTCGGTACCGAAATGCTACAACGTGTCACAGATCAGGCACTTCAAATACACGGTGGAATGGGTTACTTCAAATCTTCAGAGATCGAGCGAATCTACCGCGATGCTCGCATGCAGCGCTTTGAAGAAGGCACTTCAGAGATTCAAAAAATGGTCATTGTCCGCGATGTTCTAGCCCGCACACAAGATGGAAGGAGCGAATCATGA